In Planctomycetia bacterium, the following are encoded in one genomic region:
- the apbE gene encoding FAD:protein FMN transferase, giving the protein MGVPWTITVQAPAAAAGEAAIRAGFAEVERLERILSDYDPASELCRLSAAAPTAQPVAVSTDLWNVLQQAVMVRDATAGAFDPTVGPLTTLWRQARRTGRLPRPDRLAAARAAVGAGALVLVPERRAVLLPRPGTRLDLGGIGMGYAADRAQEALASRGIRAAMIDASGDILVSAAPPGARGWKIKTAPHGGAPTSTPALELADAALTTSGDAFQAVEIDGVRYSHIVDPRTGLGVAGRTAVMVIAPDCTTADALATALNVLGPRDGLVAVARFPGTAALFSCVEEGAIRQLASPGWPAVTSQPAADPGKP; this is encoded by the coding sequence ATGGGAGTGCCGTGGACGATCACGGTGCAGGCGCCGGCCGCGGCCGCAGGGGAGGCCGCGATCAGAGCGGGCTTTGCCGAGGTGGAGCGGCTCGAGCGCATCCTCTCCGACTACGATCCGGCCAGCGAACTGTGCAGGCTTTCGGCAGCCGCGCCGACGGCGCAGCCGGTCGCCGTCTCCACCGACCTGTGGAACGTTCTCCAGCAGGCTGTGATGGTTCGCGACGCAACAGCGGGTGCGTTCGATCCGACCGTCGGTCCACTGACGACGCTCTGGCGGCAGGCGCGCCGGACCGGCCGGCTGCCACGTCCCGACCGGCTGGCCGCGGCCCGGGCGGCGGTGGGGGCCGGGGCGCTCGTCCTCGTTCCGGAACGCAGGGCCGTGCTCCTGCCTCGTCCGGGCACGCGGCTCGACCTCGGCGGCATCGGTATGGGCTACGCCGCGGACCGGGCGCAGGAGGCGCTCGCCTCGCGCGGGATCCGCGCGGCGATGATCGACGCCTCGGGCGACATCCTCGTTTCGGCCGCACCGCCGGGAGCGCGCGGCTGGAAGATCAAGACCGCTCCCCACGGCGGCGCTCCCACGTCGACCCCGGCCCTCGAACTTGCCGATGCGGCACTGACGACGTCCGGCGACGCCTTCCAGGCGGTCGAGATCGACGGCGTGCGCTACAGCCACATCGTCGATCCGCGAACAGGCCTGGGCGTGGCCGGCCGCACGGCCGTCATGGTGATCGCCCCCGATTGCACCACCGCCGACGCGCTGGCCACGGCCCTCAACGTTCTCGGACCCCGTGACGGCCTCGTGGCCGTGGCCCGGTTTCCGGGAACCGCGGCCCTGTTCTCCTGTGTCGAGGAGGGGGCGATTCGCCAGCTTGCCTCACCGGGCTGGCCTGCCGTCACCTCCCAGCCTGCCGCTGACCCTGGCAAGCCCTGA
- the cnrH gene encoding DNA-directed RNA polymerase sigma-70 factor, which produces MPSPARTYGPPAEQDVEAGQTLVLLDRVRRGDRSAVDGLLERHREAIRLMIDRRMDKVVQRRVDASDIVQDVLLEANRRLADYLANPSMPFRLWLRHMAHDRLIDAHRRHRVAASRSLDREVPLAAPDDGTRSACDLAGTIADRELTPAAAATWHELERRFAGAVEQLDEADRQIVLLKHFEHLSTAEAADALGLSKPAAGMRYLRAMRRLRVLLDEG; this is translated from the coding sequence ATGCCCTCCCCAGCCCGCACATACGGCCCGCCGGCCGAACAGGACGTTGAGGCCGGGCAGACGCTCGTGCTGCTCGACCGGGTCCGCCGCGGCGATCGCTCGGCCGTCGATGGTCTCCTCGAACGGCACCGGGAGGCGATCCGGCTGATGATCGATCGCCGCATGGACAAGGTCGTCCAGCGCCGTGTCGACGCCAGCGACATCGTCCAGGACGTGCTCCTCGAGGCGAACCGGCGGCTGGCCGACTATCTCGCCAATCCAAGCATGCCGTTCCGGCTCTGGCTGCGGCACATGGCCCACGACCGGCTCATTGACGCCCATCGTCGGCACCGGGTCGCCGCCAGCCGCAGCCTCGACCGGGAGGTGCCGCTGGCCGCTCCCGACGACGGCACGCGGTCCGCCTGTGATCTCGCCGGCACCATCGCCGACCGGGAACTGACGCCCGCGGCCGCCGCCACCTGGCACGAGCTCGAGCGTCGCTTCGCCGGCGCCGTCGAACAGCTCGACGAGGCCGACCGGCAGATCGTGCTCCTCAAGCACTTCGAGCACCTTTCCACGGCCGAGGCGGCCGACGCCCTGGGACTTTCCAAGCCGGCCGCGGGGATGCGCTACCTGCGGGCGATGCGCCGGCTCCGGGTGCTGCTCGACGAGGGCTGA
- the ctpA gene encoding carboxyl-terminal processing protease: MLVGLVLGLASIAAAGEPGLDWRPVTADAAAPAFDDLATRTATLAHEGRWADLISICEPAARKGTLAPALVQRYDLAKIHCDIARRHAEPAFRHQIGRLTEADARRLYAEALARIASHHVDAPNFARLASRGRQALDIAFDDAAFATAFATQATPERLQVYREHVARLFATRQVATQGDAETVATWLARTAHSLLGVPPAVSLMELTAAAVGGLDEYSAFLTTGQLDDLYAQIEGNFVGLGVELKSAADGLLIVHVIPGSPAARAGIRAGDHLVAVGGRQIGGMSVDQAAHLLQGPEGSMVTLAILRAPAPARAITVRREQVEVPSVEDVKVVDAAAGIGYLKLTSFQKTTAADVEAALRRLDASGMRSLVLDLRGNPGGLLSAAVDVADLFLDRGLVVATRGRSPEEDFNYTAAREGTWRMPLVLLIDGDSASSSEILAGAIRDHARGTIVGARSYGKGSIQGIFQLPVAGVGIRLTTAKFYSPKGLPFSRVGVEPDLPVHVASRPVQQVADTSPTTAVDLVLESALEVVRRGRERPLAHPVSRAR; the protein is encoded by the coding sequence TTGCTGGTCGGGCTGGTTCTCGGCCTGGCGTCGATCGCCGCTGCCGGGGAACCGGGCCTCGACTGGCGGCCAGTCACGGCCGACGCGGCGGCCCCCGCGTTCGACGACCTCGCCACCCGGACGGCGACGCTGGCGCACGAAGGCCGCTGGGCCGACCTGATCAGCATCTGCGAGCCGGCCGCCCGTAAGGGCACGCTCGCACCGGCGCTCGTCCAGCGCTACGACCTCGCGAAGATCCACTGCGACATCGCCCGCCGCCATGCCGAGCCGGCCTTTCGGCACCAAATCGGCAGGCTCACCGAAGCCGACGCCCGCCGGCTGTACGCCGAGGCGCTGGCCCGGATCGCCTCGCACCACGTCGATGCGCCGAACTTCGCCCGGCTCGCCTCGCGCGGCCGCCAGGCACTCGACATTGCGTTCGACGACGCCGCCTTCGCCACCGCTTTCGCCACCCAGGCCACGCCGGAGCGGCTGCAGGTGTATCGCGAGCACGTGGCCCGGCTGTTCGCCACCCGGCAGGTGGCCACCCAGGGAGATGCCGAGACCGTCGCCACTTGGCTGGCACGCACCGCCCACTCGCTCCTCGGCGTGCCGCCGGCGGTGTCGCTCATGGAATTGACCGCCGCCGCGGTCGGCGGTCTCGACGAGTACTCGGCGTTCCTCACGACCGGGCAGCTCGACGACCTGTATGCGCAAATCGAGGGCAACTTCGTCGGCCTCGGCGTCGAACTGAAGTCGGCGGCCGATGGGCTGCTCATCGTGCACGTGATTCCGGGCAGCCCGGCCGCCCGGGCGGGAATCCGCGCGGGCGATCATCTCGTGGCGGTCGGTGGACGGCAGATCGGCGGCATGAGCGTGGACCAGGCCGCCCACCTGCTCCAGGGGCCCGAGGGGTCGATGGTGACGCTGGCCATCCTCCGGGCGCCGGCCCCGGCACGGGCGATCACGGTGCGCCGTGAGCAGGTCGAGGTGCCGAGCGTCGAGGACGTGAAGGTCGTCGACGCCGCCGCCGGCATCGGTTACCTCAAGCTCACGTCGTTCCAGAAGACGACCGCCGCCGACGTGGAAGCGGCGCTACGGCGGCTCGACGCCTCCGGCATGCGGTCGCTGGTTCTCGACCTGCGCGGCAACCCCGGCGGCCTGCTCTCGGCGGCGGTCGACGTGGCCGACCTGTTCCTCGACCGGGGATTGGTCGTCGCCACCCGCGGCCGCAGCCCCGAGGAGGACTTCAACTACACCGCCGCCCGCGAGGGGACGTGGCGGATGCCGCTGGTGCTGCTCATCGACGGCGACTCGGCCAGCTCCAGCGAGATCCTCGCCGGCGCGATCCGCGACCATGCCCGGGGAACGATCGTCGGCGCGCGGAGCTACGGCAAGGGTTCGATCCAGGGCATCTTCCAGCTCCCGGTGGCCGGCGTCGGCATCCGGCTGACGACGGCGAAGTTCTATTCGCCCAAGGGGCTGCCGTTCAGCCGGGTCGGCGTCGAGCCGGACCTGCCCGTCCACGTCGCGTCCCGGCCGGTCCAGCAGGTCGCGGACACGAGCCCGACGACCGCCGTCGATCTGGTCCTGGAATCGGCCCTGGAGGTCGTCCGCCGCGGTCGCGAACGCCCGCTGGCGCACCCAGTGAGCCGCGCACGTTGA
- a CDS encoding secretion protein, with translation MPRTIQQLWVALTSVALLASGCAPRQPFYFFEDGDLSHYVGAIQKLEYPDTNQEPLAEAAGAVEPLTLSNPNFDNVWELSLEEAVRTALENGKVLRNLGGRFGSFGGPRPQTGEPPVSLLTNPQATPSVYDPAIVETDPFRGVESALALFDAQLTSSMTWDRINRPQNFRPNPFFPQNFEGMASNWTTGLTKRSATGATWGFSNQTLYDSNNQAARELPTSWQTNYDFTFSQPLLQGAGVTYNRIAGPDSFENIYGRPVFRGVLLARINADISLADFEAGVRNLVSDTEQSYWELYFAYRNLEARKAGRDSSLEAWRKVHALMVEGSRGGERDKEAQAREQYFFFRAEVEQALTDVYRCENRLRYMMGISASDGRLIRPSDEPTTARISFDWQQSLVEALSRSAELRKQKWVIKQRELELTAAKNLILPRLDLIGRWRFLGMGQDLINQNYNPYEANNIQNPLNPDPLLGTDAYSTLLSGKFQEWQAGAQFQMPLGFRRELATVRHHQLQLARERARLQDEELEASHALVEAVRNVDTNFALAQTNFNRRVAAERQVDAVQAAYDAGQVTLDQLLDAQRRRAEAESSYYRALVDYTRSISQLHYRKGSLLEYNGVFLAEGPWPGKAYFDAHRRARQRDASLYLDYGHSRPGVFSRGPITQNFESIGADAPVVHLPPRDPATRTEPKPEVLPPAAGPGMQGQTGTPELIPTPDVR, from the coding sequence GTGCCGCGCACCATCCAACAGTTGTGGGTCGCCCTGACGAGCGTCGCGCTCCTCGCCTCGGGCTGCGCGCCGCGGCAGCCGTTCTACTTCTTCGAGGACGGCGACCTCTCGCACTACGTCGGGGCGATCCAGAAGCTCGAATACCCCGACACCAACCAGGAGCCGCTCGCCGAGGCGGCCGGCGCCGTCGAGCCGCTCACGCTGTCGAACCCCAACTTCGACAACGTCTGGGAACTGTCGCTCGAGGAGGCGGTCCGCACGGCCCTGGAGAACGGCAAGGTGCTGCGGAACCTCGGCGGCCGGTTCGGCAGCTTCGGCGGCCCGCGGCCGCAGACCGGCGAGCCGCCGGTGTCGCTGCTCACCAATCCCCAGGCCACGCCGAGTGTCTACGATCCGGCGATCGTCGAGACCGATCCGTTCCGCGGCGTGGAGAGCGCCCTGGCGCTGTTCGACGCGCAGCTCACGAGCTCCATGACCTGGGACCGGATCAACCGGCCGCAGAACTTCAGGCCCAACCCGTTCTTTCCGCAGAACTTCGAGGGCATGGCGTCAAATTGGACAACCGGTCTCACCAAACGGTCGGCCACCGGGGCCACGTGGGGATTCTCAAACCAGACCCTGTATGACAGTAACAATCAGGCGGCTCGCGAACTGCCAACATCATGGCAGACGAATTACGACTTCACGTTCAGCCAGCCGCTCCTCCAGGGCGCGGGCGTGACCTACAACCGGATCGCGGGCCCCGATTCCTTCGAGAACATCTACGGCCGGCCCGTGTTCCGCGGCGTGCTCCTCGCCCGGATCAACGCCGACATCTCGCTGGCCGACTTCGAGGCCGGCGTCCGCAACCTCGTCAGCGACACTGAGCAGTCCTACTGGGAATTGTACTTCGCCTACCGTAACCTCGAGGCCCGCAAGGCGGGCCGCGACAGTTCGCTCGAGGCCTGGCGCAAGGTCCACGCCCTGATGGTCGAGGGCTCGCGGGGGGGCGAGCGTGACAAGGAGGCTCAGGCCCGCGAGCAGTACTTCTTCTTCCGGGCCGAGGTGGAGCAGGCGCTCACCGACGTCTACCGCTGCGAGAACCGGCTCCGCTACATGATGGGCATCTCGGCCAGCGACGGCCGGCTCATCCGCCCGTCCGACGAGCCGACGACCGCGCGGATCTCCTTCGACTGGCAGCAGTCGCTCGTCGAGGCCCTCTCGCGGTCGGCGGAACTCCGCAAGCAGAAGTGGGTGATCAAGCAGCGTGAGCTGGAACTGACCGCCGCCAAGAACCTGATTCTCCCCCGGCTCGATTTGATTGGCCGCTGGCGGTTCCTCGGCATGGGGCAGGACTTGATCAACCAAAATTACAATCCGTATGAGGCCAACAACATCCAAAACCCCCTGAATCCTGACCCCCTTCTCGGCACCGACGCCTACTCGACGCTCCTCTCCGGCAAGTTCCAGGAGTGGCAGGCTGGGGCCCAGTTCCAGATGCCGCTCGGCTTCCGGCGCGAGCTGGCCACCGTCCGTCACCACCAGCTGCAACTGGCCCGCGAGCGGGCCCGGCTCCAGGACGAGGAACTGGAGGCCTCGCACGCCCTCGTCGAGGCGGTCCGCAACGTGGACACGAACTTCGCCCTCGCCCAGACCAACTTCAACCGCCGCGTCGCCGCCGAGCGGCAGGTCGATGCGGTCCAGGCGGCCTACGACGCCGGCCAGGTGACGCTCGACCAGCTCCTCGACGCCCAGCGCCGCCGGGCCGAGGCGGAGAGTTCCTACTATCGGGCCCTCGTCGACTACACGCGATCGATCTCGCAGCTCCACTACCGCAAGGGCTCGCTGCTCGAATACAACGGCGTGTTCCTCGCCGAGGGACCGTGGCCCGGCAAGGCCTACTTCGACGCCCACCGCCGGGCCCGGCAGCGGGACGCGAGCCTGTACCTCGACTACGGCCACTCCCGACCGGGCGTCTTCAGCCGCGGCCCGATCACGCAGAACTTCGAATCGATCGGGGCCGACGCCCCCGTCGTGCACTTGCCGCCCCGCGACCCCGCCACGCGGACGGAGCCGAAGCCGGAGGTCCTGCCGCCGGCGGCCGGTCCTGGCATGCAGGGCCAAACCGGCACGCCGGAACTCATTCCCACGCCCGACGTCCGCTGA
- the rsmG gene encoding ribosomal RNA small subunit methyltransferase G gives MSPPERTPLEGAIAAEAARLGLEVPAASLPGLAAYAERLWAWNERLNLTRHTDVDRYVSRDVADAVAIAARLATGERVLDVGTGGGVPGVLLAILRPDLRVELSESVGKRARAVAEIVAEIGLTVPMHACAAQGVVRSRAAGPDRFDTLVVRAVASLSKLLGWFEPLADSFGRLLVVKGPRWEEERDAARLQGLTRRVVVRRVATWPIRGSDNESVLLEVASRG, from the coding sequence ATGAGCCCTCCCGAACGCACGCCGCTCGAGGGGGCGATCGCGGCCGAGGCGGCACGACTGGGCCTCGAGGTGCCGGCGGCGAGCCTGCCCGGGCTCGCCGCCTACGCGGAGCGGCTCTGGGCCTGGAACGAGCGGCTCAACCTCACCCGGCACACCGACGTCGATCGCTATGTCTCCCGCGACGTCGCCGATGCCGTGGCGATCGCCGCCCGGCTGGCGACCGGGGAACGTGTGCTCGACGTCGGCACTGGCGGCGGCGTGCCGGGCGTGCTGCTGGCGATCCTGCGGCCCGACCTGCGGGTCGAGCTCTCGGAGAGCGTCGGCAAGCGGGCCCGGGCCGTGGCCGAGATCGTCGCCGAGATCGGACTCACGGTGCCGATGCACGCCTGTGCGGCCCAGGGCGTGGTCCGGTCCCGGGCTGCCGGCCCCGACCGGTTCGACACCCTCGTCGTCCGAGCCGTCGCGTCGCTCTCGAAGCTGCTCGGCTGGTTCGAGCCCCTCGCCGACTCCTTCGGGCGGCTGCTCGTCGTCAAGGGGCCGCGCTGGGAGGAGGAGCGGGACGCGGCCCGGCTTCAGGGCCTGACGCGACGCGTCGTCGTGCGCCGGGTGGCGACCTGGCCGATCCGCGGCAGCGACAACGAGAGCGTGCTCCTCGAGGTCGCCAGCCGCGGCTGA
- the glnN gene encoding glutamine synthetase: protein MTSARSSAVAAINSYKANGQAWNFRETPTSELFGANVFSDSVMKDRLPKSVYKALQATIKQGKPLDPGIADAVALAMKDWAIEKGATHYAHVFYPLTGITAEKHDSFLSPTGDGDAIAEFSGKELIQGEPDASSFPSGGLRATFEARGYTAWDPTSPAYILDNPNGTTLCIPTAFCSWTGEALDKKTPLLRSMQAVDKQARRVLALFGHKDVGQVSASAGPEQEYFLIDRNFFFARPDLVVAGRTLFGAKPPKGQEFEDQYFGAIPERVLACMLDGERELFKLGVPVKTRHNEVAPSQYEIAPIYENANIATDHQQTIMQTLTRVAQKYGMACLLHEKPFAGINGSGKHVNWSLGCKLGNLLEPGETPHANMQFLVFCSAVIRAVHLHSDMLRAVVAASGNDHRLGANEAPPAIISIFLGEQLADVFEQIEKGKATSSKSTGTLAVGVDTLPTLPKHAGDRNRTSPFAFTGNKFEFRAVGSSQSIAGPLVALNTIMAESLDFIATELEKATGGDQAKLAGAVEKLLQKIISEHKAVIFNGNGYSQEWHEEAKNRGLPNLKATPEALDVLVAPKNIALFEKYGVLSEREMRSRYDIYMERYCKDINTEGQAALQIAKTMILPAGYRYQGELVDTASKLKSIGQQVHMGTLDKLTKLVGDFETRIEALEKALGHHGGGDLRAEVTHFHDDVIPAMAALRETADQMEAILPDDLWPLPTYREMLFIK, encoded by the coding sequence ATGACTTCCGCCCGCTCGAGCGCCGTCGCCGCCATCAACAGCTACAAGGCCAACGGCCAGGCCTGGAACTTCCGTGAGACGCCCACCAGTGAACTCTTCGGGGCCAACGTGTTCAGCGACTCGGTGATGAAGGACCGGCTGCCGAAGAGCGTCTACAAGGCGCTGCAGGCGACGATCAAGCAGGGCAAGCCGCTCGACCCAGGCATCGCCGACGCCGTCGCCCTGGCGATGAAGGACTGGGCGATCGAGAAGGGGGCGACGCACTATGCCCACGTCTTCTACCCGCTCACCGGCATCACGGCCGAGAAGCACGACAGCTTCCTGTCCCCCACCGGCGACGGTGACGCGATCGCCGAGTTCTCGGGCAAGGAGCTGATTCAGGGCGAGCCCGACGCCTCGAGCTTCCCGTCCGGCGGCCTGCGGGCGACGTTCGAGGCCCGCGGCTACACCGCCTGGGATCCGACCAGCCCCGCCTACATCCTCGACAACCCCAACGGCACCACGCTCTGCATTCCTACGGCCTTCTGCTCGTGGACCGGCGAGGCGCTCGACAAGAAGACCCCGCTGCTCAGGTCGATGCAGGCGGTGGACAAGCAGGCCCGCCGGGTGCTCGCCCTGTTCGGCCACAAGGACGTCGGCCAGGTTTCGGCGTCGGCCGGGCCGGAGCAGGAATACTTCCTCATCGACCGCAACTTCTTCTTCGCCCGCCCCGACCTGGTGGTGGCCGGGCGGACGCTGTTCGGTGCCAAACCCCCCAAGGGACAGGAGTTCGAGGACCAGTACTTCGGGGCCATCCCGGAACGGGTCCTGGCCTGCATGCTCGACGGCGAGCGCGAACTGTTCAAGCTCGGCGTGCCGGTGAAGACCCGGCACAACGAAGTCGCCCCCAGCCAGTACGAGATCGCCCCGATCTACGAAAATGCCAACATCGCCACCGACCACCAGCAGACGATCATGCAGACGCTGACGCGGGTGGCGCAGAAGTACGGCATGGCCTGCCTGCTGCACGAGAAGCCGTTCGCCGGCATCAACGGCTCCGGCAAGCACGTCAACTGGTCGCTGGGCTGCAAGCTCGGCAACCTGCTCGAGCCGGGCGAGACCCCGCATGCCAACATGCAGTTCCTCGTCTTCTGCTCGGCCGTGATCCGGGCCGTCCACCTGCACTCCGACATGCTTCGGGCGGTGGTCGCGGCCAGCGGCAACGACCACCGGCTCGGCGCCAACGAGGCGCCCCCGGCGATCATCTCGATCTTCCTCGGCGAACAGCTCGCCGACGTCTTCGAGCAGATCGAGAAGGGTAAGGCGACGAGCTCGAAGTCCACCGGCACGCTGGCTGTGGGTGTCGATACGCTGCCCACGCTGCCCAAGCACGCCGGCGACCGCAACCGGACGAGCCCGTTCGCCTTCACCGGCAACAAGTTCGAGTTCCGTGCGGTCGGCTCCAGCCAGTCGATCGCCGGCCCGCTCGTGGCCCTGAACACGATCATGGCCGAGAGCCTCGACTTCATCGCCACCGAATTGGAGAAGGCCACCGGCGGCGATCAGGCGAAGCTCGCCGGGGCGGTGGAGAAACTGCTCCAGAAGATCATCTCCGAGCACAAGGCGGTGATCTTCAACGGCAACGGCTACTCCCAGGAGTGGCACGAGGAGGCGAAGAACCGCGGCCTGCCGAACCTCAAGGCCACCCCCGAGGCCCTCGACGTCCTCGTCGCCCCCAAGAACATCGCCCTGTTCGAGAAGTACGGCGTGCTCTCGGAGCGCGAGATGCGCAGCCGCTACGACATCTACATGGAGCGCTACTGCAAGGACATCAACACCGAGGGTCAGGCCGCCCTGCAGATCGCCAAGACGATGATCCTGCCGGCCGGCTACCGCTATCAGGGCGAGCTCGTCGACACGGCCTCGAAGCTCAAGAGCATCGGCCAGCAGGTGCACATGGGCACGCTCGACAAGCTGACCAAGCTCGTCGGCGATTTCGAGACGCGGATCGAGGCCCTGGAGAAGGCCCTCGGCCACCACGGTGGCGGGGACCTGCGGGCCGAGGTCACGCACTTCCACGACGACGTCATCCCGGCGATGGCGGCGCTGCGGGAGACCGCCGACCAGATGGAGGCGATCCTGCCGGATGACCTCTGGCCGCTCCCCACCTACCGCGAAATGCTGTTCATCAAGTGA